One stretch of Streptomyces sp. NBC_00443 DNA includes these proteins:
- a CDS encoding sugar ABC transporter ATP-binding protein — protein MSTPVTTPLVEARDIVKRYGPTTALADGRLTVLPGESHALVGRNGAGKSTLVNILTGLQAADEGEVRFDGEPAPAPADRDAWRRKVACVYQKPTVVPELTVAENLFINRQPRRRGFISWRSLRAEAAELLGTWDVHVDPEARTADLKVEDRQMVEIARALSFGARFIVLDEPTAQLDNREIERLFTRMRALQDSGVTFLFISHHLQEVYEVCQTVTVLRDARWITTAPVVELPRRALVEAMAGESLETIAEQAVDPRDVDHDAPVLLEARGLTSPAYRNIDLTVRRGEVVGLAGISGSGKIQLAESFAGLHTPTSGTAELDGERLPFGDVQAALKAGVACVPRDRHDQGLVAGMTIGDNATMSVLDRLGRFGFIGTERKRGFANALIDRLDIHTEGPDQPVSDLSGGNAQKVVMARALASDPRLLVLINPTAGVDVKSKESLLARMDSAREDGTSVLVVSDELDDLRRCDRVLVLFHGRVVAEHPAGWRDHELIASIEGVDNDG, from the coding sequence ATGAGTACGCCCGTGACCACACCCCTCGTCGAGGCGCGCGACATCGTCAAGCGCTATGGACCCACCACCGCCCTCGCCGACGGCCGGCTCACCGTCCTGCCCGGCGAGTCCCACGCCCTCGTCGGCCGCAACGGCGCCGGCAAGTCGACCCTGGTCAACATCCTCACCGGCCTCCAGGCCGCCGACGAGGGCGAGGTCCGCTTCGACGGCGAACCCGCGCCCGCGCCGGCCGACCGGGACGCCTGGCGCCGCAAGGTGGCCTGCGTCTACCAGAAGCCCACCGTCGTCCCCGAGCTGACGGTCGCCGAGAACCTCTTCATCAACCGCCAGCCCCGCCGGCGCGGCTTCATCAGCTGGCGCAGCCTGCGCGCCGAGGCCGCCGAACTCCTCGGCACCTGGGACGTGCACGTCGACCCCGAGGCCCGCACCGCCGACCTCAAGGTCGAGGACCGTCAAATGGTCGAGATCGCCCGGGCGTTGAGCTTCGGCGCCCGCTTCATCGTCCTCGACGAGCCCACCGCCCAGCTCGACAACCGCGAGATCGAGCGGCTGTTCACGCGGATGCGCGCGCTCCAGGACTCCGGTGTCACCTTCTTGTTCATCTCGCACCACCTCCAGGAGGTGTACGAGGTCTGCCAGACCGTCACGGTCCTGCGTGACGCCCGCTGGATCACCACCGCGCCGGTCGTCGAACTCCCGCGCCGGGCGCTGGTGGAGGCCATGGCGGGGGAGTCGCTGGAGACCATCGCCGAACAGGCCGTGGACCCCAGGGACGTCGACCACGACGCCCCCGTCCTGCTCGAAGCCCGCGGGCTCACCTCACCGGCGTACCGGAACATCGACCTCACCGTCCGCCGCGGCGAGGTCGTCGGACTCGCCGGCATCAGCGGCAGCGGCAAGATCCAGCTCGCCGAGTCCTTCGCGGGACTCCACACCCCGACCAGCGGCACCGCCGAACTGGACGGTGAACGGCTGCCGTTCGGCGATGTGCAGGCCGCCCTCAAGGCGGGCGTCGCCTGTGTGCCCCGCGACCGGCACGACCAGGGCCTGGTCGCCGGCATGACCATCGGCGACAACGCCACGATGAGCGTCCTCGACCGGCTCGGCCGCTTCGGCTTCATCGGCACCGAACGCAAGCGCGGCTTCGCCAACGCCCTGATCGACCGCCTCGACATCCACACCGAGGGCCCCGACCAGCCCGTCTCCGACCTGTCCGGCGGCAACGCGCAGAAGGTCGTCATGGCCCGCGCCCTCGCCTCCGACCCCCGGCTGCTCGTGCTGATCAACCCCACCGCGGGCGTCGACGTGAAGTCCAAGGAGTCCCTGCTCGCCCGCATGGACAGCGCCCGCGAGGACGGCACATCCGTGCTCGTCGTCTCCGACGAACTCGACGACCTGCGCCGCTGCGACCGCGTGCTCGTCCTGTTCCACGGCCGTGTCGTCGCCGAGCACCCGGCCGGCTGGCGCGACCACGAGCTGATCGCCTCCATCGAAGGAGTGGACAACGATGGCTGA